The DNA region CATCGAGCTTTCCGACTTTGTTAAAGGGAATGAGAAAGCAAGAGAGCGCATGAAGGTTCACTACAGTGTAGCGGCCATGAATAATTGTGTCGTTCTTGGAACAGACCATTCTGCAGAAGCCGTCACTGGGTTCTATACGAAATATGGCGATGGCGGCGCTGACTTAGTGCCGATTTTCCGTCTCAATAAGAGGCAAGGGAAAATGCTCCTGAAGGAACTTGGATGTCCTGAGCATCTTTATATGAAAAAGCCGACGGCCGACCTTGAAGAAGATCGTCCTCAGCTGCCGGATGAAACGGCGCTTGGCGTCACATATGATCAAATCGATGATTTCCTTGAAGGGAAGGATGTAGGGGAAGAGGCGCGAAAAACCATTGAATCCCACTACCTCAAATCCGCCCATAAACGTCATTTGCCGATTACGATCTATGATGATTTTTGGAAATGAAATAAGGTTCATTTGATAAAATAAAGCCGAAAGCTGAGTGTGAGCTTTCGGCTTTTCACTTGTCCAGCTCCAGCGCCTAGAGGCTGGGAGGTTTCCTTCAGCACACTTACGATAAGTCATCATCGATTCGCTAAAGCTCATCGTGATTCCTTTATCTCGTGGTGCTTCAGTCCAACCTCGGCGCCTCTGAACAGGCGCTTCCGCTTTTCGTGTTGAAAATAATTGGAAATGGTTCGAATTTCATTATTTTAGAGGAAAAATGGCATTATTCAGAGAATAGTAAAATGGTTACACTTTTTTTGTCGGTAATCCAAAGGGGGAATAAAAAGATGATAGAAAGCTACCATCCAACATTAAAGAAAGTAATAGATAATATTGAAAGAGTCATGATCGGAAAAACAAAAGTGGCCGAGTTGAGCCTTGTTGCCATTCTTGCAGAAGGGCATGTCCTACTCGAAGATGTGCCGGGGGTAGGGAAGACCATGATGGTCCGCGCCCTTGCCAAATCGATCAATGCACAGTTCAAACGAATCCAATTCACCCCAGATCTGCTTCCTTCAGATGTCATCGGCGTCTCCATTTATAATCCAAAAGAAATGGAATTTCAATTCCGTCCAGGTCCCATCATGGGCAATATTATTTTAGCAGATGAAATCAATCGTACTTCACCTAAAACCCAGTCGGCCCTGCTTGAAGGGATGGAAGAAAAGAGCATCACGATGGACGGCGTCACACATAAATTAGATAGGCCGTTCTTTGTCATGGCAACACAGAACCCGATTGAGTACGAGGGCACTTATCCGCTTCCGGAAGCACAGCTTGACCGTTTCCTATTAAAATTAGAAATGGGCTATCCCGAATTGGATGAAGAAATGGAAGTGTTGAGCCGTGCGCAAAAGGTTCCGCCAATCGAAGATCTTGAGCCTGTCATTTCCATTAATGAACTGCGTGACCTTCAACAGGAAGTGAAGAACGTTTTCGTAGATGAAACGCTTAAACGATACATCGTTGAAATCGCCAGAAGGACGCGTACCCATTCAGATGTATACCTCGGTGCCAGCCCTCGTGGATCCATTGCACTGATGAAGGCAGCTCAGGCTTATGCCTACATCCATGACCGCGACTTCGTGATTCCGGACGATGTTCAATATCTCGCCCCATTTGTCTTCTCCCACCGCATCATCCTGAAAGCAGAAGCGAAGTATGAAGGCACCACTACAGAGGAAGTGGTCAAAATGGTGATGACGAGGATTCCGATTCCGGTGCAAAAGGCAGCTAGATAATAATGAAGAAGAATATATTATGGATTAAATCAATCACCAAGATTGTCCTCTTATTCTTATTTATCGCACTGGCTTTTTCTTATTCCATGTTTCAGGGCGGATTTGTCAGCTGGTTCCTTTTTTACAGCTTCATGCCTTTTGGTCTGTATTCTGTGCTTCTGGCATTTTATCCGCTTGGGGATTTTACTGTTCAGCGAACATTTAACCGGTCTGGGGATTTAAAAGACGGCGACTCTCTTGCAGTCACTGTGACCATAGAACGCAGCATCTCCATCCCTCTGTTTTTCCTCATTGTCGAGGATGTAGTCCCTGAGACGCTGGCTGGGATTCTGCCTGCTGCCAGGGGGAAAAGAGTTCTCTTCCCGGGCTTTAAACGGAAGATGAAGTATGAGTATGCGATAAAGCGTCTTCCGCGTGGTGAGCACATTTTTTCTGAATTCAAACTCAAAACCGGGGATGCGATCGGACTGATTGAAAAAGAGAGGCTCGTCTCTAAGCAATCGGATCTGCTTGTCTACCCGTCTTATACAGATTTGACGTATCGCACGCTTGAGAGCCGATATGATCAAGGGACGACTTCGTCGAAAGTGAAAATCCAAAAGGATACGACGATGGTCTCGGGCGTCAGAGAATATCTCCCTGGGGACCGTGTGTCGTGGGTGCATTGGAAAGCAACGGCAAAGACCAATACGATCATGACGAAGGAATTCGAAGAAAAGGAATCCCATGATGTACTCGTTGTCCTGGACCGTACGCCTTCTAGAAGCTTTGAGCTGATGGTCAAATTCACGGCATCTATTGTGAAGGCCATTTTGAAAAGAGGCGCACAGATGGGGATGATCTCCATCGGGGAAACCCCGGCTTCATTCCCAATCAGAGGAGGGGATTTCCAGCAGCAGCAGCTTTTCTACCACCTTGCCAAGGTAAAGCCTGACAGCGGCATTCCGATCGGTAAAATCCTTAAGGAGGAAGTCAATTATTTTCAACAGAGTGTTACGATGTTGATTATTTCGTCAGAGTTGACTCAGGAGCTTGTCCAAACAGCTGGCTATCATGCAAAGCGGAGGGGCGTCGTGGTCCTTTTTGTCATCAAGCCTGAAAAAGAGCCGTTAGGAAAAGAAGAAGCGGCTTTCCGCGAAATGGCTGCTGCAAGGGGAGTCCATGTCAAAGTGCTTCATGAACCTGAATTTACCTATGCTTTTACGGAGGTGAAGCGGGCATGAGCCAAGGTCTGAATGTAAAAGGCGTTTATGGGGCTGTATTATATTTTCTCGGCTTTCTTTTACTCTGGGAGTGGATCCGTCCGCTAGAGCAATTGACGATGACGGGTGAAATTCAGCGGTTTCTTGTTTTTATCATTTTATGTCTCGTCCTATCGTTTT from Falsibacillus pallidus includes:
- the nadE gene encoding ammonia-dependent NAD(+) synthetase, with protein sequence MDALQREIIEELKVQPTIDPKEEVRKSVDFLKAYLKKHSFLKGFVLGISGGQDSTLTGKLAQMAINEMNDESGTQDYQFIAIRLPYGVQKDEDDCQDAIRFIEPTKVMTVNIKPAVDASVSSLKEAGIELSDFVKGNEKARERMKVHYSVAAMNNCVVLGTDHSAEAVTGFYTKYGDGGADLVPIFRLNKRQGKMLLKELGCPEHLYMKKPTADLEEDRPQLPDETALGVTYDQIDDFLEGKDVGEEARKTIESHYLKSAHKRHLPITIYDDFWK
- a CDS encoding AAA family ATPase, with the protein product MIESYHPTLKKVIDNIERVMIGKTKVAELSLVAILAEGHVLLEDVPGVGKTMMVRALAKSINAQFKRIQFTPDLLPSDVIGVSIYNPKEMEFQFRPGPIMGNIILADEINRTSPKTQSALLEGMEEKSITMDGVTHKLDRPFFVMATQNPIEYEGTYPLPEAQLDRFLLKLEMGYPELDEEMEVLSRAQKVPPIEDLEPVISINELRDLQQEVKNVFVDETLKRYIVEIARRTRTHSDVYLGASPRGSIALMKAAQAYAYIHDRDFVIPDDVQYLAPFVFSHRIILKAEAKYEGTTTEEVVKMVMTRIPIPVQKAAR
- a CDS encoding DUF58 domain-containing protein; the encoded protein is MKKNILWIKSITKIVLLFLFIALAFSYSMFQGGFVSWFLFYSFMPFGLYSVLLAFYPLGDFTVQRTFNRSGDLKDGDSLAVTVTIERSISIPLFFLIVEDVVPETLAGILPAARGKRVLFPGFKRKMKYEYAIKRLPRGEHIFSEFKLKTGDAIGLIEKERLVSKQSDLLVYPSYTDLTYRTLESRYDQGTTSSKVKIQKDTTMVSGVREYLPGDRVSWVHWKATAKTNTIMTKEFEEKESHDVLVVLDRTPSRSFELMVKFTASIVKAILKRGAQMGMISIGETPASFPIRGGDFQQQQLFYHLAKVKPDSGIPIGKILKEEVNYFQQSVTMLIISSELTQELVQTAGYHAKRRGVVVLFVIKPEKEPLGKEEAAFREMAAARGVHVKVLHEPEFTYAFTEVKRA